One part of the Phoenix dactylifera cultivar Barhee BC4 chromosome 4, palm_55x_up_171113_PBpolish2nd_filt_p, whole genome shotgun sequence genome encodes these proteins:
- the LOC120110623 gene encoding uncharacterized protein LOC120110623, with protein sequence MMQDAGSVTWPGFRIAFYSKYFPSSRIRELEREFLSLSQGSMTVEDYEAEFDRLSRFAPSLVQDPKSRMSRFEEGLRPRLRQGSAAVHSTDYDDLVDRAKNMEIIWKETQDAQKGKSKRTRDFDSDSERHMRRPMQFRPGAGQRVPYGRTAPDRRGISGVCSRCSQTGHRAVECLQTRPGIGACFRCGQQGHRIAECPQTQTVSGVCFKCGQPGPRISSCPRTRSAPRPPSSVAPQRQISFTPVQATQSAVPRQQRGGGSRTQGRVYALTQQDAQASNTVVTGTLLVSSTYAYVLFDSGATHSFISSSYVHKCDLHYSSLERKLCISTPAGGTMTVSQICISCPVLVEGRDLRANLIVMNLHDFDVILGMDWLAAYHATIDCFLKRVTFRIPGIDEFSFMGDDWGVSSQVVSAIQGIRSLRKEFPIFMAAIADSGQSEQRIEDIPVVSEYPDVFPDDLPGLPPDRDVEFAIDIIPGDGEDVDQDARDAEIILWIRMNSGAWNGWKVDRKGKIGLFCFRNRGDSQHMRTGDEDEFCLDPGMRNCERWGVVHDLDKVPEESENKDELREREDAED encoded by the exons ATGATGCAGGATGCAGGATCTGTGACCTGGCCGGGATTCCGCATagccttctactccaagtattttccTTCCAGTCGTATCAGGGAGCTGGAGAGGGAGTTTCTGAGCCTCTCTCAGGGGAGTATGACTGTGGAGGACTATGAAGCTGAGTTTGATCGGTTGTCCCGTTTTGCACCATCTCTTGTCCAAGACCCTAAATCTAGGATGAGTAGATTTGAGGAAGGACTGAGGCCTCGCCTGCGTCAGGGTTCAGCTGCTGTTCACTCGACTGATTATGATGACCTAGTTGACAGAGCTAAAAATATGGAGATCATCTGGAAGGAGACACAGGATGCTCAGAAAGGGAAGTCGAAGAGGACCAGGGACTTTGATTCTGACAGTGAGCGGCATATGCGCCGACCTATGCAGTTCCGTCCAGGAGCAGGGCAGCGAGTTCCATATGGGAGGACTGCACCGGATCGCAGGGGGATATCAGGAGTGTGCTCCAGGTGTAGTCAGACTGGACATAGAGCTGTTGAGTGTCTTCAGACACGGCCTGGTATTGGGGCATGTTTCAGGTGTGGTCAGCAGGGCCACCGGATAGCTGAGTGCCCTCAGACTCAGACTGTTTCTGGAGTTTGTTTCAAGTGTGGTCAGCCGGGTCCCAGGATTTCTAGTTGTCCTCGTACTAGATCTGCGCCGAGGCCACCGAGTTCTGTAGCTCCTCAACGACAGATTTCCTTCACTCCAGTACAGGCTACCCAGTCAGCTGTCCCCAGGCAGCAAAGGGGAGGAGGATCTCGTACCCAGGGACGAGTTTATgcactgactcagcaggatgctcaggcatccaacactGTAGTGACAGGTACACTGTTGGTATCTTCCACTTATGCTTatgtgttatttgattctggtgctacgCATTCTTTTATCTCATCTTCATATGTGCATAAGTGCGATTTACACTACTCTTCCTTAGAGAGGAAATTATGCATTAGTACTCCAGCTGGGGGTACGATGACAGTTAGTCAGATCTGCATTTCCTGTCCAGTACTAGTTGAGGGTAGAGATTTGAGAGCTAATTTGATTGTTATGAATCTGCATGACTTTGATGTAATCTTGGGTATGGATTGGTTGGCTGCATACCACGCTACCATAGACTGTTTTCTGAAGAGGGTGACCTTCCGGATCCCGGGTATTGATGAGTTCAGTTTTATGGGTGATGACTGGGGTGTTTCTTCTCAGGTAGTGTCTGCTATACAGGGCATAAGATCCCTTAGAAAGGAGTTTCCCATCTTTATGGCCGCAATTGCAGATTCTGGACAGTCTGAACAGAGAATTGAGGATATACCAGTAGTCAGTGAGTACCCTGATGTCTTTCCTGATGATCTGCCTGGCTTACCTCCTGATAGAGATGTCGAGTTTGCTATTGATATAATCCCTG GTGATGGCGAGGACGTGGACCAAGATGCAAGGGATGCTGAGATTATTCTGTGGATAAGAATGAATTCAGGTGCTTGGAACGGCTGGAAGGTTGATCGCAAAGGGAAGATTGGCCTGTTctgtttccgaaacaggggagattCACAGCATATGCGAACGGGTGATGAGGATGAATTCTGTTTGGATCCC GGGATGCGGAACTGTGAACGTTGGGGTGTTGTTCACGACTTAGATAAGGTGCCGGAAGAATCGGAAAATAAGGATGAATTGAGGGAGAGGGAAGATGCTGAGGATTAA
- the LOC103707371 gene encoding phospho-N-acetylmuramoyl-pentapeptide-transferase homolog isoform X1 has product MSSANPHFVRLGFEKPQGSFSSPTATRSLISSPAFRSGPLRSGGFKCGLGRCSLKRFSVLMLAIDENSMAVCTVIEESNGISGGKSSCMPSSSDGGESDTELLVYPSVDVDLPINKDRVETPDPSLAVAGHHVATLQQGRRKRRIQTGILINVCLIAFLAVFLLFFDWCSWRIIRQPLKPFLLMHPFTLSAFLSAFAGYLYVPLVDWMKIHQILRKEGPTTHSSKRGTPTMGGLFFIPIGVFVARVIVGGNSIQLNGAAVATFAFAIIGLLDDLLSCIKSHNYGLPGWVKLSLQVAVGAWFSFWLDSSNISTPYSRKWLVPLPPPFGLVSLGKFYLILTAFCFAAMGNGVNLTDGLDGLAGGSAALAFVGMSVTVLAICPELAVFGASMAGACIGFLFHNRYKASIFMGDTGSLALGGALAAMAACTGMFFPLFIASGIFVMEVLSVIIQVLSVKITKRLYGTSRRVFRMAPVHHHFELCGLKEPIIVASAYVISYILALLAGYIGLISA; this is encoded by the exons ATGTCTTCCGCAAATCCCCATTTCGTCCGCTTAGGGTTCGAGAAACCCCAaggatccttctcttctccgacCGCGACTAGATCACTGATCTCCTCCCCTGCTTTTCGATCCGGTCCTCTT CGGTCCGGTGGATTCAAATGTGGCCTCGGAAGATGCAGCCTTAAGCGATTTTCCGTTCTCATGCTGGCGATTGATGAG AATTCGATGGCTGTTTGCACGGTTATCGAAGAGAGTAATGGGATTTCTGGAGGGAAGTCTTCGTGCATGCCATCCTCGAGTGATGGTGGGGAGAGCGACACTGAGCTACTTGTTTATCCTTCTGTGGATGTAGACTTGCCAATAAACAAGGATCGTGTGGAAACACCTGATCCTTCTTTAGCAGTTGCGGGCCACCATGTTGCAACCCTTCAACAAGGACGCAGGAAGAGAAG AATTCAAACAGGAATCTTGATTAATGTGTGTTTGATAGCCTTCTTagctgtttttcttttattcttcgaCTGGTGTTCATGGCGGATCATTAGACAACCCTTAAAGCCTTTTCTTTTGATGCATCCTTTCACATTATCAGCATTTCTATCAGCATTTGCTGGATATTTATATGTCCCACTAGTTGATTGGATGAAGATTCATCAGATCCTTAGGAAAGAAGGGCCTACTACACACTCCTCTAAAAGGGGAACGCCGACTATGGGTGGACTATTTTTCATTCCTATTGGTGTCTTTGTTGCTAGAGTCATAGTTGGCGGCAATTCCATTCAACTTAATGGAGCAGCAGTAGCAACTTTTGCATTTGCAATAATTGGGCTACTTGATGACCTTTTGAGTTGCATCAAAAGTCATAACTATGGGTTGCCAGGTTGGGTAAAACTGAGTTTACAG GTAGCTGTTGGGGCATGGTTTTCTTTTTGGTTGGACTCATCTAATATATCAACACCATACAGCAG GAAATGGTTGGTGCCTCTTCCTCCACCATTTGGCCTTGTGTCTCTGGGAAAATTCTATCTGATTTTGACAGCATTCTGTTTTGCTGCAATGGGGAATGGCGTTAACCTGACTGATGGACTTGATGGCTTGGCTGGAGGGTCTGCTGCATTGGCATTTGTAGGGATGTCTGTTACCGTTCTTGCTATATGTCCTG AGCTTGCTGTTTTTGGAGCATCAATGGCTGGAGCTTGTATAGGATTTCTGTTTCACAACAGGTACAAAGCTTCCATATTTATGGGTGACACTGGATCCCTGGCATTGGGTGGAGCACTTGCTGCAATGGCTGCATGCACAGGAATGTTTTTCCCATTGTTCATTGCTTCTGGTATATTCGTCATGGAAGTTTTGTCAGTCATCATACAG GTTCTTAGTGTGAAGATCACCAAAAGGTTGTACGGGACTAGCAGACGAGTCTTTCGAATGGCCCCTGTGCACCATCACTTCGAACTATGTGGTTTGAAAGAACCCATCATCGTTGCAAGTGCATACGTTATATCATACATCTTGGCCTTGCTTGCTGGATATATTGGTTTAATTTCAGCTTGA
- the LOC103707372 gene encoding uncharacterized protein LOC103707372: MASLAAECLERASEEGMDVPEIDSTLLMELLDESHLEEPEDDRLGCVMRSLEAEINPPAAAAAAGIMAVESIHAHEECEDCGLDDILSDLDSHDCSGSPSAYLIDDPFDLVEMEVVAAGSPSGGDMGGWYVDEGGMVGYGDVRESSFYFYGESSMEQAYSPLWE; this comes from the coding sequence ATGGCATCCTTGGCGGCGGAGTGTTTGGAGAGAGCCAGCGAGGAGGGGATGGACGTGCCGGAGATCGACAGCACCCTTCTCATGGAATTACTAGATGAGTCTCACCTTGAGGAGCCCGAGGACGATCGGCTCGGCTGCGTGATGCGGTCTCTCGAGGCCGAGATCAAcccccccgccgccgccgccgccgccggcatcATGGCGGTAGAGTCTATCCATGCTCACGAGGAATGTGAGGATTGTGGGCTGGATGACATCCTGTCAGATCTCGACAGCCATGACTGCTCGGGATCCCCCTCGGCTTACCTTATCGATGACCCGTTTGATTTGGTGGAGATGGAGGTGGTGGCTGCAGGGTCGCCTTCGGGTGGCGACATGGGTGGTTGGTACGTGGATGAGGGTGGGATGGTTGGGTATGGAGATGTGAGAGAGAGCTCTTTCTACTTCTATGGGGAGTCTTCCATGGAGCAAGCGTACAGTCCCTTGTGGGAGTGA
- the LOC103707371 gene encoding phospho-N-acetylmuramoyl-pentapeptide-transferase homolog isoform X2, producing the protein MSSANPHFVRLGFEKPQGSFSSPTATRSLISSPAFRSGPLRSGGFKCGLGRCSLKRFSVLMLAIDENSMAVCTVIEESNGISGGKSSCMPSSSDGGESDTELLVYPSVDVDLPINKDRVETPDPSLAVAGHHVATLQQGRRKRRVIVGGNSIQLNGAAVATFAFAIIGLLDDLLSCIKSHNYGLPGWVKLSLQVAVGAWFSFWLDSSNISTPYSRKWLVPLPPPFGLVSLGKFYLILTAFCFAAMGNGVNLTDGLDGLAGGSAALAFVGMSVTVLAICPELAVFGASMAGACIGFLFHNRYKASIFMGDTGSLALGGALAAMAACTGMFFPLFIASGIFVMEVLSVIIQVLSVKITKRLYGTSRRVFRMAPVHHHFELCGLKEPIIVASAYVISYILALLAGYIGLISA; encoded by the exons ATGTCTTCCGCAAATCCCCATTTCGTCCGCTTAGGGTTCGAGAAACCCCAaggatccttctcttctccgacCGCGACTAGATCACTGATCTCCTCCCCTGCTTTTCGATCCGGTCCTCTT CGGTCCGGTGGATTCAAATGTGGCCTCGGAAGATGCAGCCTTAAGCGATTTTCCGTTCTCATGCTGGCGATTGATGAG AATTCGATGGCTGTTTGCACGGTTATCGAAGAGAGTAATGGGATTTCTGGAGGGAAGTCTTCGTGCATGCCATCCTCGAGTGATGGTGGGGAGAGCGACACTGAGCTACTTGTTTATCCTTCTGTGGATGTAGACTTGCCAATAAACAAGGATCGTGTGGAAACACCTGATCCTTCTTTAGCAGTTGCGGGCCACCATGTTGCAACCCTTCAACAAGGACGCAGGAAGAGAAG AGTCATAGTTGGCGGCAATTCCATTCAACTTAATGGAGCAGCAGTAGCAACTTTTGCATTTGCAATAATTGGGCTACTTGATGACCTTTTGAGTTGCATCAAAAGTCATAACTATGGGTTGCCAGGTTGGGTAAAACTGAGTTTACAG GTAGCTGTTGGGGCATGGTTTTCTTTTTGGTTGGACTCATCTAATATATCAACACCATACAGCAG GAAATGGTTGGTGCCTCTTCCTCCACCATTTGGCCTTGTGTCTCTGGGAAAATTCTATCTGATTTTGACAGCATTCTGTTTTGCTGCAATGGGGAATGGCGTTAACCTGACTGATGGACTTGATGGCTTGGCTGGAGGGTCTGCTGCATTGGCATTTGTAGGGATGTCTGTTACCGTTCTTGCTATATGTCCTG AGCTTGCTGTTTTTGGAGCATCAATGGCTGGAGCTTGTATAGGATTTCTGTTTCACAACAGGTACAAAGCTTCCATATTTATGGGTGACACTGGATCCCTGGCATTGGGTGGAGCACTTGCTGCAATGGCTGCATGCACAGGAATGTTTTTCCCATTGTTCATTGCTTCTGGTATATTCGTCATGGAAGTTTTGTCAGTCATCATACAG GTTCTTAGTGTGAAGATCACCAAAAGGTTGTACGGGACTAGCAGACGAGTCTTTCGAATGGCCCCTGTGCACCATCACTTCGAACTATGTGGTTTGAAAGAACCCATCATCGTTGCAAGTGCATACGTTATATCATACATCTTGGCCTTGCTTGCTGGATATATTGGTTTAATTTCAGCTTGA